One part of the Aurantibacillus circumpalustris genome encodes these proteins:
- a CDS encoding DUF1801 domain-containing protein: protein MQSKAATVGEYLDSLPEERKSALRALRKEILKNLPKGFKEEMSYGMVGYVIPHSKYPKGYHCDPKLPLPFMNIASQKNFVALYHMGMYADPKLLKWFTNEYPKHTRAKLDMGKSCVRFKKLDQIPFKLIGELSKKLTPGKWIEIYENELKKNRSS, encoded by the coding sequence ATGCAATCTAAGGCAGCAACAGTAGGTGAGTACCTCGATTCTCTTCCTGAGGAAAGAAAATCTGCACTAAGAGCTTTAAGAAAAGAAATTTTAAAAAATTTACCGAAAGGTTTCAAAGAGGAGATGTCGTATGGCATGGTAGGTTATGTGATTCCGCATTCCAAATATCCCAAGGGATATCATTGCGATCCAAAATTACCTTTGCCATTTATGAATATTGCTTCTCAAAAAAATTTCGTCGCGTTATATCACATGGGCATGTATGCCGATCCGAAACTTCTTAAATGGTTTACTAACGAATATCCTAAACACACCAGAGCTAAATTAGATATGGGAAAATCGTGCGTTCGTTTTAAAAAACTCGATCAAATTCCGTTTAAACTTATAGGAGAGCTATCAAAAAAACTTACTCCCGGAAAGTGGATAGAGATCTATGAGAACGAGCTAAAGAAAAACAGAAGCAGCTAA